The following coding sequences lie in one Fusibacter sp. A1 genomic window:
- the pyk gene encoding pyruvate kinase encodes MKKTKIVCTIGPASENKEVFAQLVKNGLNVARLNFSHGDHAEHLARINMIKEVREELGEPVAILLDTKGPEIRTGKFGVEAVELKEGQIFTLTTADYLGDQDKCMVSYTELPNDVVVGDKILIDDGLIELEVIEEPTKTDIKCRVNNAGVVKNNKGVNVPGVKINLPAITAKDTADIEFGIANGIDFIAASFIRKADDVLAIREILERNDAFGIHIISKIENQEGVDNLDEIIRVSDGLMVARGDLGVEIPTEQVPLAQKTMIRKCNEAGKPVITATQMLDSMIRNPRPTRAESTDVANAIFDGTDAIMLSGETAAGKYPVESVVTMATIAKAAENALNYRELLRARGSKKACDVTYAVSHATVATAQDLEASAIITATATGFTARKISEFRPQAPIIAACVNEETRRKLALVWGIKSINIGEHGTTDEIFESALDASKQLGYVTEGDLVVITAGVPVGIAGATNLMKVHLVGEILIKGLGIGKKVVSAEVCVAKTAFEAANLVDGQILVTNATDKDMMEAVNRAGALIVEEGGYTSHAAIVGLSLGIPVIVGAQNATQIFKNGQLITLDSDKGIVYSGRTRVL; translated from the coding sequence ATGAAAAAGACGAAAATCGTATGTACGATTGGTCCAGCTAGTGAAAACAAAGAAGTATTCGCACAACTTGTTAAGAATGGTCTTAACGTTGCCCGTCTTAACTTCTCTCACGGCGACCACGCGGAGCATCTAGCTCGTATCAACATGATCAAAGAAGTTCGTGAAGAACTTGGGGAACCTGTGGCGATCTTACTTGATACTAAGGGTCCGGAAATCAGAACAGGCAAGTTCGGTGTTGAAGCAGTTGAACTTAAAGAAGGTCAAATCTTCACACTTACAACTGCGGATTACCTAGGCGACCAAGACAAATGTATGGTTTCTTACACAGAGCTACCAAACGATGTTGTTGTCGGTGACAAAATTCTTATCGATGACGGTCTTATCGAGCTTGAAGTTATCGAAGAGCCTACAAAGACAGATATCAAATGTAGAGTAAACAACGCCGGCGTTGTTAAAAACAACAAAGGTGTCAACGTTCCTGGCGTTAAGATCAACCTGCCTGCGATTACTGCAAAGGATACTGCGGACATCGAGTTCGGTATCGCAAACGGAATCGACTTCATCGCTGCTTCTTTCATCAGAAAAGCGGATGACGTACTTGCAATCAGAGAAATCCTTGAAAGAAACGACGCGTTCGGTATTCATATCATCTCTAAGATCGAGAACCAAGAAGGTGTCGACAACCTAGATGAGATCATCCGTGTATCTGACGGCCTTATGGTAGCTCGTGGCGACCTTGGTGTTGAGATCCCGACTGAGCAAGTGCCTTTAGCTCAAAAGACAATGATCAGAAAATGTAACGAAGCTGGAAAACCGGTAATCACTGCCACTCAAATGCTTGATTCAATGATCAGAAACCCAAGACCTACTCGTGCTGAGTCAACAGACGTAGCGAATGCTATCTTTGACGGTACAGACGCGATCATGCTTTCTGGTGAGACAGCTGCTGGTAAATACCCTGTCGAGTCAGTTGTAACGATGGCTACAATCGCTAAGGCTGCTGAAAACGCACTTAACTACAGAGAACTTTTAAGAGCTCGTGGTTCTAAAAAAGCTTGCGACGTGACATATGCTGTTTCACACGCGACAGTAGCTACAGCTCAAGATCTTGAAGCATCTGCTATCATCACAGCTACTGCTACAGGATTCACAGCAAGAAAAATTTCTGAATTCAGACCACAAGCTCCGATTATCGCAGCTTGCGTGAACGAAGAAACTAGAAGAAAACTTGCACTAGTATGGGGTATCAAGTCGATCAACATCGGCGAGCACGGTACGACAGATGAAATCTTCGAAAGTGCTTTAGACGCTTCCAAACAACTTGGATATGTCACTGAAGGCGACCTGGTCGTAATCACTGCTGGCGTTCCTGTAGGTATCGCAGGTGCTACAAACCTTATGAAAGTACACCTAGTCGGCGAAATCCTAATCAAAGGTCTTGGCATCGGTAAAAAAGTAGTTTCTGCTGAAGTTTGTGTGGCTAAGACAGCTTTTGAAGCTGCAAACCTTGTTGACGGACAAATCCTTGTCACAAACGCTACTGACAAAGACATGATGGAAGCTGTCAACAGAGCTGGCGCGTTAATCGTTGAAGAGGGTGGATACACTTCTCACGCTGCGATCGTAGGCTTAAGCCTTGGCATTCCAGTAATCGTAGGCGCTCAAAACGCGACTCAAATCTTTAAGAACGGTCAATTGATCACACTTGACTCTGATAAAGGTATTGTCTACTCAGGTAGAACTAGAGTATTATAA
- a CDS encoding thioesterase family protein produces MTHDMTLRVRYGETDQMGVVYHSNYFRYFEAARASFFRDLGYSYKRFEEEGFMLPLTSCDCDFKKPAKYDDEIIIRTTIASHKGVRIKLAYQAIRIDDGRETLLVEGSTTHAFVNMDMKPVNIKKENPEFYNLLTKQI; encoded by the coding sequence ATGACACATGACATGACACTTCGCGTGAGATACGGAGAGACGGATCAAATGGGTGTAGTTTATCACAGTAACTACTTCAGGTACTTTGAGGCTGCCAGAGCCAGTTTTTTCAGAGATTTGGGATATTCCTACAAGAGGTTTGAAGAAGAAGGATTCATGCTTCCACTGACAAGCTGCGACTGCGACTTTAAAAAGCCCGCAAAATACGATGATGAGATCATCATCAGAACCACGATAGCATCGCACAAAGGGGTAAGGATCAAACTTGCCTATCAGGCAATCAGAATAGACGACGGCAGGGAAACCCTGTTGGTGGAAGGCAGCACGACGCACGCCTTTGTCAACATGGACATGAAGCCGGTGAACATAAAAAAAGAAAATCCCGAATTTTACAACCTGCTAACTAAGCAAATCTAA
- the pfkA gene encoding 6-phosphofructokinase yields MKRIGVLTSGGDAPGMNAALRAVVRVALYNGLEVSGIHRGYQGLLDADIENMTVSSVGDIIHRGGTKLQTARCLDFKTDEGFNRGLDVLKMYKIDGLVVIGGDGSFRGAQRLSHAGIKTVGIPATIDNDLAYTEYTIGFDTALNTVVSAIGNLRDTTSAHGRANIVEVMGRHCGDIALYAGLAGGAESVIVPEIGFDLDEICIKLLNGKRRGKVHNIILLAEGVGKPYEIAEEIESRVGINTRVTIMGHLQRGGTPSAFDRNLGSRFGHHAVKTLLEGRTSRVVGIKGAQVFDLDIDEALSMVKEIDKEMYELADILSI; encoded by the coding sequence ATGAAAAGAATTGGTGTATTGACCAGTGGTGGAGACGCTCCTGGTATGAATGCCGCTCTTAGGGCGGTGGTTCGAGTAGCACTTTACAACGGACTGGAAGTCAGTGGAATTCACCGAGGTTACCAAGGACTCCTTGATGCGGATATTGAAAATATGACGGTCTCATCGGTTGGAGACATCATCCACCGAGGTGGAACGAAGCTTCAAACCGCAAGATGCCTTGACTTCAAAACAGATGAAGGATTCAACAGAGGACTTGATGTGCTCAAGATGTACAAAATCGACGGCCTGGTGGTCATCGGTGGCGACGGATCATTCAGAGGAGCTCAAAGGCTATCGCACGCAGGCATCAAGACTGTCGGAATTCCGGCGACTATCGACAATGACCTGGCTTATACAGAATACACGATCGGGTTTGATACCGCTCTTAATACTGTCGTATCGGCAATCGGAAACCTAAGAGACACCACTTCGGCGCACGGACGGGCGAACATCGTGGAGGTCATGGGACGCCACTGCGGCGACATCGCGCTCTACGCGGGACTTGCTGGAGGCGCCGAGTCGGTAATTGTCCCAGAAATAGGTTTCGACCTTGATGAAATATGCATCAAGCTTTTAAACGGTAAACGTAGAGGCAAGGTACATAATATTATTTTACTCGCTGAAGGCGTTGGAAAGCCTTATGAAATAGCAGAAGAAATCGAATCACGCGTAGGGATAAACACACGCGTAACCATTATGGGACATCTTCAGCGCGGTGGGACACCATCAGCATTTGACAGAAACTTAGGGTCAAGGTTCGGACATCACGCAGTAAAAACATTACTCGAAGGCCGCACATCACGGGTAGTGGGCATCAAAGGTGCGCAAGTATTCGATCTCGACATAGACGAAGCCTTATCTATGGTAAAAGAGATTGATAAGGAAATGTATGAACTGGCAGATATCCTGTCAATCTAA
- a CDS encoding aldo/keto reductase, which produces MQKRNLGNTGLEVSVIGLGGIPIQRFNQDIANEVIDECVKQGVNFIDSARGYGASEELLGNALIGRRDQFYLATKSPAKTKEAMAEEIEKSLKAFQTDYIDVYQCHFIKDLEQLSMITGEGGAYEALLEAKKAGKIGHIGATAHNKDVLLKAIESGLWETIQFPYNFVEIQGLDLFKRAHELGIGILVMKPLAGGAIENVNLSLQFILNNDHITVTIPGMESKEQVIQNAAAGKDIRPLTAEQIEFIDSFRVKMGNNFCRRCGYCGPCPEGIDIPSMFSLDAYLTRYDLKDWAISRYMALPVTAGSCTKCGACEPKCPYDLEIRSMLEEVAARFGK; this is translated from the coding sequence ATGCAAAAAAGAAATCTAGGAAACACCGGCCTAGAAGTCAGCGTCATCGGCCTTGGCGGTATTCCCATACAGCGCTTCAACCAGGACATAGCAAACGAGGTCATCGACGAATGCGTCAAACAAGGCGTCAACTTCATCGACTCTGCAAGGGGATACGGCGCCTCTGAAGAGCTGCTGGGCAATGCCCTTATAGGCAGAAGGGATCAGTTCTATCTTGCGACAAAATCACCAGCAAAAACAAAAGAGGCCATGGCAGAAGAAATCGAAAAGAGCCTAAAGGCATTTCAAACCGACTATATCGATGTCTACCAGTGCCACTTCATCAAAGATCTGGAGCAACTGAGCATGATCACAGGAGAAGGCGGAGCCTATGAAGCCCTCTTAGAAGCGAAAAAAGCCGGTAAAATCGGACACATCGGAGCCACGGCCCACAACAAGGACGTATTGCTCAAAGCCATCGAATCGGGCTTATGGGAAACCATCCAGTTTCCGTATAACTTTGTAGAGATCCAGGGACTCGACCTTTTCAAAAGAGCTCACGAACTTGGAATAGGCATACTCGTCATGAAGCCGCTTGCGGGCGGAGCGATCGAGAATGTCAATCTGTCGCTTCAGTTCATCCTAAACAACGACCACATCACAGTCACCATACCTGGCATGGAAAGCAAGGAGCAGGTCATACAGAATGCCGCAGCAGGTAAGGACATCAGACCGCTGACAGCTGAACAGATAGAGTTCATCGACAGTTTCAGAGTGAAGATGGGCAACAACTTCTGCAGACGATGCGGATACTGCGGACCATGTCCTGAGGGAATCGACATACCAAGCATGTTCTCGCTGGACGCCTATCTGACAAGGTATGACCTTAAAGATTGGGCGATAAGCAGATACATGGCGCTACCTGTCACGGCGGGAAGCTGTACAAAATGCGGAGCCTGCGAGCCCAAGTGTCCTTACGACCTGGAGATCCGTTCTATGCTCGAGGAAGTCGCGGCACGATTCGGAAAATAA